Proteins co-encoded in one Alcanivorax sp. genomic window:
- a CDS encoding cation transporter, translating into MSKSCGGACGGDATSAADTDIQASSEAPGRWVSVYAVPKMDCPSEERMIRLALNGFEEIRALSFDLSNRRLKVVHDGEVEPVTSKLKTLGLGASLQETVAANPETIKAAEFSAASAKQESGTLRWLLGINALLFVVEMTAGLIARSTGLIGESLDNFADAAVYGLALYAVGHSVKMQVRAAHLAGVLQLILAVGVLVEVVRRFVFGSEPESLVMMAIAFVALIANTSCLLLISKHREGGAHMKASWIFSANDVVINLGVITAGALVAWTGSNYPDLIIGTIAGGIVLNGARRILALKG; encoded by the coding sequence ATGAGCAAATCCTGTGGTGGCGCCTGTGGCGGTGATGCAACGTCCGCAGCGGATACCGATATACAGGCCTCCTCCGAGGCGCCAGGGAGATGGGTCAGTGTTTATGCCGTGCCGAAGATGGACTGTCCATCAGAAGAACGAATGATTCGCCTAGCCCTGAACGGCTTTGAGGAGATTCGGGCGCTGTCCTTCGACTTGTCGAACCGCCGGCTGAAGGTCGTGCATGACGGCGAGGTCGAGCCCGTCACCTCGAAACTGAAGACCTTGGGGCTAGGCGCCTCGCTTCAGGAAACCGTCGCTGCAAATCCGGAGACCATCAAGGCCGCCGAGTTTTCGGCAGCTTCTGCTAAGCAAGAATCCGGGACCCTGCGCTGGTTGCTCGGCATCAATGCACTTCTGTTCGTGGTGGAAATGACTGCCGGTCTGATCGCCCGGTCCACCGGCCTGATTGGAGAATCCCTGGACAATTTTGCCGATGCGGCGGTGTACGGGCTTGCCCTTTATGCGGTTGGACATAGCGTGAAAATGCAGGTACGTGCCGCGCATCTTGCTGGTGTACTGCAACTGATCTTGGCTGTGGGCGTGCTCGTAGAGGTGGTGAGACGCTTTGTATTCGGTAGTGAGCCTGAATCGCTGGTGATGATGGCTATCGCATTCGTCGCATTGATTGCCAATACCAGTTGTCTGCTGCTCATATCCAAACATCGGGAAGGCGGGGCGCACATGAAGGCAAGCTGGATATTCTCGGCCAACGACGTGGTGATCAACCTGGGGGTCATCACCGCCGGCGCCCTGGTCGCGTGGACCGGTTCCAATTATCCGGATCTGATTATCGGCACCATCGCGGGGGGCATTGTACTTAACGGTGCCAGACGCATTTTGGCGTTGAAGGGTTAA
- the lspA gene encoding signal peptidase II, which translates to MLIIGKKLSPYALLSISGLLAASDQAVKWLVQQSMAYGEYVSVTPFFNWVHLWNTGAAFSLFANGGGWQRYLFIGIAVVVSIFLIKLILENRHKGEAIAYSLILGGAMGNLIDRVFRGYVVDSFDFYWRDWHWPAFNLADIAIVLGALLFVSSSLLGKKANTNAEPDGSD; encoded by the coding sequence ATGCTCATTATTGGCAAAAAGCTCTCGCCGTATGCCCTATTGTCCATATCGGGCCTGCTGGCAGCGTCTGATCAGGCTGTAAAGTGGCTGGTGCAGCAATCAATGGCCTATGGCGAGTATGTTTCGGTGACCCCGTTCTTTAACTGGGTGCACCTATGGAACACCGGTGCCGCATTCAGTCTTTTTGCGAATGGTGGAGGCTGGCAGCGCTACTTATTTATCGGAATCGCGGTAGTGGTCTCGATTTTTCTGATCAAGCTGATCCTTGAAAATCGTCATAAAGGAGAAGCCATCGCTTACAGTCTTATCCTCGGTGGCGCCATGGGCAACCTGATTGACCGGGTCTTTCGCGGCTATGTTGTGGATTCCTTTGATTTCTATTGGCGAGACTGGCATTGGCCGGCCTTCAACCTGGCTGATATTGCAATTGTCCTCGGTGCCTTACTTTTCGTTTCCAGCAGCTTGTTGGGTAAAAAAGCAAACACCAATGCCGAGCCGGATGGATCTGACTGA
- a CDS encoding ISL3-like element ISPpu12 family transposase, whose product MTELPDNILHLPQYQVLGCKSTDDEMHFQVDVPDPIACEECGVQGEFVRFGKRDVPYRDLPIHGKRVTLWVVRRRYTCRACKTTFRPQLPEMVDGFRMTLRLHEYVEKESFNHPYTFVAAQTGLDEKTVRDIFNARAEFLGRWHRFETPRILGIDELYLNKRYRCILTNIEERTLLDLLATRRQDVVTNYLMKLKDRQKVEIVSMDMWNPYRAAVKAVLPQARIVVDKFHVVRMANDALERVRKGLRKELKPSQSRTLKGDRKILLKRAHEVSDRERLIMETWTGAFPQLLAAYEHKERFYGIWDATTRLQAEAALDEWIATIPKGQKEVWSDLVRAVGNWREETMTYFETDMPVTNAYTESINRLAKDKNREGRGYSFEVMRARMLYTTKHKKKAPTAKVSPFYKKTIGYGLPDFAEELNYGVDLSTI is encoded by the coding sequence ATGACCGAACTTCCCGACAACATCCTTCACCTGCCGCAATACCAAGTACTGGGCTGCAAATCAACCGACGACGAAATGCACTTCCAGGTGGACGTGCCCGATCCCATCGCCTGCGAGGAATGCGGCGTGCAGGGTGAGTTCGTACGGTTCGGCAAGCGTGACGTTCCCTATCGTGATCTGCCCATCCACGGCAAGCGGGTCACTCTCTGGGTGGTCCGCCGCCGATACACCTGCCGGGCCTGCAAGACAACATTCAGGCCCCAGCTACCGGAGATGGTGGACGGATTCCGTATGACACTGCGGCTGCATGAGTACGTGGAGAAGGAATCCTTCAACCACCCCTACACCTTTGTGGCGGCACAGACCGGCCTGGACGAGAAGACGGTGCGCGACATCTTCAACGCCCGCGCCGAGTTCCTGGGGCGCTGGCACCGCTTCGAGACGCCCCGCATCCTGGGCATTGACGAGCTATACCTGAACAAGCGCTACCGCTGCATTCTGACCAACATTGAGGAGCGAACCCTGCTCGACCTGCTGGCCACCCGCCGCCAGGACGTGGTGACCAACTACCTGATGAAGCTGAAAGACCGGCAGAAGGTCGAGATCGTCAGCATGGACATGTGGAACCCCTACCGGGCAGCGGTCAAGGCTGTGCTGCCCCAGGCCCGTATCGTGGTCGATAAGTTCCATGTGGTGCGCATGGCCAACGATGCCCTAGAGAGAGTGCGCAAGGGCCTCAGAAAGGAGCTGAAACCGTCCCAGAGCCGGACTCTCAAGGGAGACCGGAAAATCCTGCTGAAACGCGCTCACGAAGTCTCAGACCGGGAGCGCCTCATCATGGAGACCTGGACAGGCGCGTTCCCGCAACTGCTGGCCGCCTACGAGCACAAGGAGCGCTTCTACGGCATCTGGGACGCCACCACACGGCTCCAGGCAGAAGCCGCCCTGGACGAGTGGATAGCCACCATCCCGAAGGGCCAAAAGGAAGTCTGGAGCGATCTGGTCAGGGCAGTGGGAAACTGGCGCGAAGAGACCATGACCTACTTCGAGACGGACATGCCCGTCACCAACGCTTACACGGAGTCCATCAACCGACTGGCCAAGGACAAGAACCGTGAAGGGCGCGGTTACTCCTTCGAGGTGATGCGGGCACGAATGCTCTACACCACGAAGCACAAGAAGAAGGCCCCGACTGCGAAGGTCTCTCCGTTCTACAAGAAAACCATCGGTTACGGACTGCCGGACTTCGCAGAAGAACTCAACTACGGGGTCGATCTATCAACCATCTGA
- a CDS encoding reverse transcriptase domain-containing protein gives MISGWWGGGAPSTIKSVYPFDHIDHELLLKALDHHCSESWVLLYVRRWLTAPMQTKDGKQERRNVGTPQGGPLSPVLANLFLHYALDRWLTVRHPDIPFCRYADDGILRCRSEREAQYLHSQLDMREVDPIAIHRDAQQTSILACVCPGCSDKSPSAPC, from the coding sequence ATGATCTCAGGTTGGTGGGGTGGGGGTGCCCCATCAACCATTAAATCCGTATACCCGTTTGATCATATTGATCATGAGCTATTGCTCAAGGCTCTTGACCACCATTGCTCTGAATCCTGGGTGCTGCTGTATGTGAGGCGCTGGCTAACGGCACCGATGCAGACGAAAGATGGTAAGCAGGAACGACGGAACGTTGGCACACCACAAGGTGGCCCGTTATCGCCAGTTCTGGCAAACCTGTTTCTGCATTATGCATTGGATCGTTGGCTGACCGTTCGTCATCCGGATATCCCATTCTGCCGATATGCAGATGACGGAATACTGCGTTGTCGAAGTGAGCGTGAGGCTCAGTATCTGCATTCCCAGCTAGATATGCGTGAGGTGGACCCAATAGCTATTCACAGAGATGCCCAACAAACGAGTATACTGGCCTGTGTTTGTCCAGGCTGCTCGGATAAATCACCATCAGCTCCTTGCTAA
- a CDS encoding LysR family transcriptional regulator, producing the protein MLNLVWLKSFVAVLDHNGFQAAARQLDIAQPTLSQHLQKLENQLGVLLVHRGRSGCEPTRAALTLLPFARSLLRLEEQARSSIMEARLRVGASSNIGIYMLQPYIRRYKELGVGPEVDVVIDSNPTIARHLSDGELDVAIMEWWHDLPGFHAQAWRNEPVVLIVPPGHPLARRTDIDRDTLSNMALIGGEPGTGTGRLLATYFGEHGPFPTVSMQLGSTEAVKQAVKVGLGASLVLESSVREEVQNGSLVAIPVSEPGLSKELMVIYPSSLDKHRPVYSFVGHLCE; encoded by the coding sequence ATGCTGAATCTTGTCTGGCTGAAGAGTTTCGTGGCGGTGCTGGACCACAACGGGTTTCAGGCCGCAGCCCGCCAGTTGGACATCGCACAACCCACACTGTCCCAGCACCTTCAAAAACTCGAAAACCAACTTGGCGTTTTATTGGTCCACAGGGGGCGCTCTGGCTGTGAGCCAACCCGGGCTGCCTTAACCTTGTTGCCTTTTGCCCGAAGTCTGCTCCGGCTGGAGGAGCAGGCGAGATCTTCCATTATGGAGGCTCGACTTCGCGTTGGGGCGAGCTCCAATATTGGGATTTATATGCTCCAGCCCTACATCCGTCGTTACAAGGAGCTGGGCGTAGGGCCCGAGGTGGATGTGGTAATAGATTCCAATCCGACTATTGCACGGCATTTATCGGACGGTGAGCTGGACGTGGCGATTATGGAGTGGTGGCATGATCTACCCGGATTCCATGCTCAGGCGTGGCGTAACGAGCCCGTTGTTCTAATCGTTCCGCCTGGTCACCCGTTAGCCCGTCGAACCGATATCGACCGCGATACGCTGTCTAACATGGCTCTGATCGGCGGCGAACCCGGCACCGGCACTGGCCGGCTTTTGGCGACCTACTTCGGTGAGCATGGGCCATTTCCGACGGTATCTATGCAGCTGGGTAGCACCGAAGCCGTCAAGCAAGCGGTTAAGGTCGGACTTGGCGCATCGTTGGTGCTTGAAAGTTCTGTACGGGAGGAGGTCCAAAATGGAAGTCTGGTGGCTATTCCCGTGAGTGAGCCTGGCCTTAGCAAGGAGCTGATGGTGATTTATCCGAGCAGCCTGGACAAACACAGGCCAGTATACTCGTTTGTTGGGCATCTCTGTGAATAG
- a CDS encoding phosphonate dehydrogenase, which produces MKPKVVITHKVHDSVLDELAQDCELVTNQSGATLPQEEVAARVADADAMMAFMPDRVGVEFLQGCPRLKVIGAALKGYDNFDVDACTRHGVWLTFVPDLLTVPTAELTVGLTISLTRQVKAADHFVRSGEFTGWTPRFYGQGIEGSRIGIVGMGAIGQAVAQRLNGWGADLIYSQPERLPVQHEQALGLSHTPLKMLLAQSDIVILALALNEQTLHTINRETLTGMKPGAFLINPCRGSVVDEGSVLQALQSGQLGGYAADVFEMEDWAREDRPREIAQGLRAHPNTLFTAHIGSAVSQVRLAIEQRAARNILQVLRGERPGDAINDPSGRESGPC; this is translated from the coding sequence ATGAAACCCAAGGTTGTGATAACCCATAAGGTCCATGACAGTGTTCTGGATGAACTTGCCCAAGATTGCGAGCTGGTCACCAACCAATCCGGCGCCACGTTGCCCCAGGAGGAAGTGGCTGCGCGCGTTGCAGACGCTGATGCGATGATGGCGTTCATGCCAGACCGAGTTGGAGTGGAGTTCCTACAGGGGTGTCCGCGCTTGAAGGTGATTGGTGCAGCCCTGAAAGGCTATGACAACTTTGATGTGGATGCCTGCACGCGTCATGGGGTTTGGCTGACATTTGTACCGGATTTGCTAACCGTGCCTACTGCAGAGCTAACGGTCGGGCTGACGATCAGTCTCACCCGACAAGTCAAGGCGGCGGACCACTTCGTTCGATCCGGTGAATTTACTGGCTGGACACCACGCTTCTATGGGCAGGGGATCGAAGGCTCACGGATTGGTATTGTGGGTATGGGGGCCATCGGCCAAGCGGTGGCGCAGCGCCTGAACGGATGGGGAGCGGATTTAATCTATTCCCAGCCGGAACGTTTACCCGTGCAGCATGAGCAGGCACTGGGTTTGTCCCATACTCCCCTCAAGATGCTGCTGGCCCAGTCAGATATTGTGATCCTGGCACTGGCGCTCAATGAGCAAACCCTCCACACCATTAATCGCGAAACGCTAACAGGAATGAAACCGGGCGCATTCCTTATCAATCCCTGCCGTGGATCTGTGGTGGATGAGGGTAGTGTTCTGCAAGCGCTTCAATCCGGTCAGTTGGGGGGGTACGCCGCTGATGTGTTTGAGATGGAAGATTGGGCGAGAGAAGATCGTCCGAGGGAGATCGCCCAGGGGCTCAGGGCCCACCCCAACACGCTGTTTACTGCTCACATCGGATCGGCAGTCAGCCAGGTGCGTCTGGCTATCGAGCAACGCGCTGCTCGGAACATTCTGCAAGTGCTTCGGGGTGAGCGGCCGGGTGATGCGATCAATGATCCCAGTGGCCGCGAGAGCGGCCCATGCTGA
- the phnE gene encoding phosphonate ABC transporter, permease protein PhnE, giving the protein MSYTTTEPATLSPAPSASVLDEHAKGWRKKLGQSLLVLLIIFVASWYVGLLNFNTLANGVPAIGTLIGESLPPDFTNVASWVSPLIDTLAMSIAGTAIAVTLSVPLAFLAARNTSPHPVVLQVTRTLLNGLRSVPELIMGIIFVAAVGFGALPGVLALGLHSIGMVGKFFAEAIEHVDEAPVEAADAAGATRLQVLYHAVLPQVLPQFADVSIYRWEYNFRASTVMGMVGAGGIGFELMGSLRIMQYQEVSAILIVILLMVTVVDSLSGRLRKKFK; this is encoded by the coding sequence ATGAGCTATACAACGACGGAACCGGCGACTCTGTCGCCGGCCCCGTCGGCCTCCGTGCTGGATGAGCACGCGAAAGGCTGGCGGAAAAAACTCGGACAGTCGCTGTTAGTGCTGCTCATCATTTTTGTCGCAAGTTGGTACGTAGGGCTGCTCAATTTCAATACACTTGCCAATGGCGTGCCAGCCATAGGCACACTCATTGGCGAATCTCTTCCACCTGACTTCACCAATGTGGCCAGCTGGGTGTCGCCGTTAATCGACACGCTTGCGATGAGTATTGCCGGTACTGCCATTGCAGTAACCTTGTCTGTGCCACTGGCATTCCTGGCTGCGCGCAACACCTCTCCACATCCGGTGGTGCTCCAAGTAACTCGAACCCTTTTAAACGGTTTGCGTTCAGTCCCGGAACTAATCATGGGCATCATCTTCGTGGCTGCTGTTGGTTTTGGGGCGTTGCCTGGCGTACTGGCGCTCGGTCTTCACTCCATTGGCATGGTTGGAAAGTTTTTTGCCGAAGCGATTGAGCATGTAGATGAGGCGCCAGTGGAAGCGGCCGATGCTGCCGGCGCTACTCGCTTGCAGGTGCTCTATCACGCCGTGCTGCCACAAGTACTTCCTCAGTTCGCGGACGTGTCCATTTATCGCTGGGAATACAATTTCCGTGCCTCGACCGTAATGGGCATGGTGGGTGCCGGTGGTATTGGCTTCGAATTGATGGGCTCGCTGAGAATCATGCAGTATCAGGAAGTCAGCGCCATTCTCATTGTCATCTTGTTGATGGTCACCGTCGTGGACAGTCTCAGTGGCCGCCTTCGTAAGAAATTCAAATAA
- the phnD gene encoding phosphate/phosphite/phosphonate ABC transporter substrate-binding protein, with product MIHSLLALIMMLGIHWPAHAADTDPDLLKVALLPDENASELIKRNQPLKDYLETTLGKEVELIVTTDYSSMIEAMRFGRIDLAYFGPLSYVMAKSKSDIEPFAAMVVDGKPTYRSIIIANADSGVGSFADIKGKKMAYGDRASTSSHLIPKTVLLEKAELEAGKDYEAHFVGSHDAVAVNVANGNADAGGLSEVIFEHVMDRGLIDRSKVKVLGYSGDFPQYPWALRSNLAPELKSNIQKAFLQIDDPEILDNLKAEGFAAITDEDYDVIRAMGGLLNLDFAKM from the coding sequence ATGATTCACTCTTTGCTGGCTCTGATAATGATGCTCGGCATCCATTGGCCAGCCCATGCCGCAGATACAGACCCTGATCTTTTGAAAGTTGCCTTGCTGCCGGATGAGAACGCGTCAGAACTGATCAAGCGAAACCAACCTTTGAAGGATTACCTGGAAACCACTCTTGGTAAGGAAGTAGAACTGATTGTTACCACCGATTACTCCTCCATGATCGAAGCCATGCGTTTTGGCCGAATTGACCTGGCTTACTTTGGTCCGTTGTCCTATGTGATGGCCAAGAGTAAGAGTGACATTGAACCCTTTGCCGCCATGGTGGTAGACGGGAAGCCGACTTATCGCTCCATCATTATTGCCAATGCGGACTCTGGCGTTGGCTCCTTCGCGGATATCAAAGGCAAGAAAATGGCCTACGGTGACCGCGCATCCACTTCCAGCCACCTGATCCCCAAGACCGTACTCCTTGAGAAGGCAGAGCTCGAAGCCGGAAAGGACTATGAGGCTCATTTCGTCGGTAGCCATGACGCTGTTGCGGTTAACGTCGCCAATGGCAATGCCGACGCCGGAGGGTTGTCCGAAGTTATCTTCGAGCATGTGATGGACCGCGGCTTGATTGATCGGAGCAAGGTCAAGGTGCTGGGCTACAGCGGTGACTTTCCTCAATACCCCTGGGCCCTGCGTTCGAACCTGGCCCCTGAGCTGAAGAGCAACATTCAGAAAGCCTTTCTGCAGATCGATGACCCGGAGATTCTCGACAACCTGAAGGCTGAGGGATTCGCGGCAATTACCGACGAAGATTACGATGTCATCCGCGCTATGGGTGGCCTGCTCAATCTTGATTTCGCAAAAATGTGA
- the phnC gene encoding phosphonate ABC transporter ATP-binding protein yields the protein MLRVESMGVTYPGNVLALKPTNVHFHKGEFTVLLGLSGAGKSTLLRSLNHLVKPTTGKVVSGEFGELTNRRILRQHRSRTAMVFQHHQLIERYTALQNVLTGRLAYHGTWRSLLPLPRQDLELALQCLDRVGLADKALSRVDQLSGGQQQRVGIARALVQQPSMILADEPVASLDPATSEKVLGLLRDICQEDGITAVISLHQLEYAQRFADRIIGLSNAHIVFDDAPENLKSKHLDEIYHRSPSVVAAEGKPAIHKPKTTPITTDVLEIAQ from the coding sequence ATGCTTCGAGTCGAGAGTATGGGCGTAACCTACCCGGGAAACGTCCTCGCGCTCAAACCCACCAACGTTCACTTTCACAAGGGCGAATTCACCGTGCTACTGGGACTTTCAGGCGCGGGTAAATCCACTCTGCTTCGTTCACTGAATCACCTGGTTAAGCCCACAACCGGGAAGGTTGTGTCTGGCGAGTTTGGTGAACTGACCAACCGTAGAATCCTGCGACAGCACCGCAGCCGCACCGCCATGGTGTTCCAGCATCACCAGCTGATCGAACGATACACCGCGTTACAGAATGTGCTGACAGGCAGACTTGCGTATCACGGTACTTGGCGAAGCCTGCTTCCCCTGCCCCGGCAGGACCTGGAGTTGGCTCTGCAATGCCTCGACCGCGTAGGTCTGGCTGACAAAGCGCTTTCCCGAGTAGATCAGTTGTCCGGCGGCCAGCAGCAGCGGGTTGGAATCGCCAGAGCATTGGTGCAGCAACCATCCATGATTCTTGCCGATGAGCCCGTTGCCAGCCTGGATCCGGCCACTTCTGAAAAGGTACTCGGCCTACTGCGCGATATTTGTCAGGAAGATGGAATCACCGCGGTTATTTCCTTGCACCAATTGGAATACGCCCAGCGTTTTGCAGACCGGATCATCGGCCTTTCGAACGCTCATATCGTTTTTGACGATGCTCCTGAAAACCTGAAATCGAAACACCTGGACGAGATTTACCACCGTTCACCCAGCGTGGTAGCTGCGGAAGGCAAACCAGCCATCCATAAACCTAAGACCACCCCGATAACGACAGACGTACTGGAGATAGCACAATGA
- a CDS encoding IS3 family transposase (programmed frameshift): MSRKRKQYSSDFKAKVALAALKGDQTTSEIAARFEIHPTMVSQWKRELLDNATGVFEGKDGKAAQKSQEEIDTLYREIGKLTVERDFLSRKARSLSRAQRLALIEPPSSDNPSLRRQCQLLGISRSSLYYQRRELLAEDLMLMRLIDEEHLRTPVYGSRRMTTHLNRLGHTVNRKRIRRLMRQMGLHAVYPKPRTSQSGVGHRVYPYLLRDRVIDRPNQVWATDVTYIPMARGFMYLVAIMDWHSRRVLAWRVSNTLDTDFCIDALEEALERYGPPSIFNSDQGCQFTSQAFTEVLKAHGVRISMDGKGCYRDNIFVERLWRSVKYECVYLKAFEDGAHLRRELRKYFTWYNRQRPHQGLDDATPDEVYFAQPLTQAA; this comes from the exons ATGAGCAGGAAACGCAAGCAGTACAGCAGTGACTTCAAGGCCAAGGTGGCTCTCGCAGCCCTCAAGGGCGATCAGACAACGTCGGAGATCGCCGCCCGCTTCGAGATCCACCCCACCATGGTCAGCCAGTGGAAGCGTGAACTCCTGGACAACGCCACGGGCGTCTTCGAAGGCAAGGATGGTAAAGCCGCCCAGAAGAGCCAGGAGGAGATCGACACGCTTTACCGCGAGATCGGCAAGCTGACGGTGGAACGCGATTTTTTGTCGCGCA AGGCTCGATCGTTGAGCCGGGCTCAGCGCTTGGCCTTGATCGAGCCGCCATCCTCCGACAATCCCAGCCTGCGCCGGCAGTGCCAATTGCTCGGTATCAGTCGCTCATCGCTATACTACCAGCGCCGTGAGTTACTCGCCGAGGACCTGATGCTAATGAGGCTGATCGACGAGGAGCATCTGCGGACGCCGGTCTACGGCTCCCGGCGGATGACGACCCATCTCAACCGCTTGGGGCACACGGTGAACCGCAAGCGGATCCGTCGCCTGATGCGGCAGATGGGGCTGCACGCGGTGTACCCGAAGCCGCGCACCAGCCAGTCTGGCGTGGGGCATCGGGTCTATCCTTACCTGCTCAGGGATCGCGTCATCGATCGTCCCAACCAAGTCTGGGCCACTGATGTGACGTATATCCCAATGGCGCGAGGGTTCATGTACCTGGTGGCCATCATGGACTGGCACAGTCGCCGTGTGCTGGCCTGGCGGGTATCGAACACCCTGGATACGGACTTCTGCATTGACGCACTGGAGGAGGCCCTGGAGCGCTATGGGCCGCCGAGCATCTTCAATAGCGATCAGGGCTGCCAATTCACCAGCCAGGCGTTCACCGAGGTACTGAAGGCCCATGGCGTCCGGATCAGCATGGATGGAAAAGGCTGCTACCGGGACAACATCTTCGTCGAACGGCTCTGGCGTAGCGTGAAGTACGAGTGCGTCTATCTGAAGGCCTTCGAAGATGGTGCCCACCTACGCCGGGAGCTGAGGAAGTACTTCACTTGGTACAACCGTCAGCGGCCCCATCAAGGGCTGGACGATGCGACACCCGATGAGGTGTACTTCGCTCAACCACTGACCCAGGCGGCCTGA
- a CDS encoding IS3 family transposase (programmed frameshift) — translation MSSKRYPEEFKIEAVRQVTDRGHSVAQVADRLGVTTHSLYAWIRKFGPDSEQHQANADDQSEIRRLQKELKRVTEERDIPKKSRGVLRKSVRLRYAFIQDHSERWPIRSLCSLLDVHPSGFYAWQKQPRSARAIEDERLSGLIKQFWLESGAVYGYRKIHTDLREYGERCGPNRVHRLMRHAGIRAQVGYRKPRHRAGELHKVTPNVLQRQFNPQAPNESWVTDITYIRTHEGWLYLAVVLDLFSRRVIGWSMQSRITKELALDALLMAVWRRKPEGKVIVHSDQGSQYTSHDWESFLKAHDLEGSMSRRGNCHDNAVAESFFQLLKRERIKRKIYRSRDAARADIFDYIEMFYNNRRRHSSNEQLSPVEYEKRHQERLRRV, via the exons ATGAGCAGCAAGCGCTATCCCGAAGAATTCAAGATTGAGGCGGTTCGTCAGGTGACGGATCGTGGTCACAGTGTGGCCCAGGTGGCTGATCGACTTGGCGTCACCACCCACAGTCTGTACGCCTGGATCAGGAAGTTTGGCCCGGATTCCGAGCAGCATCAGGCCAATGCAGATGACCAATCCGAGATCCGCCGACTCCAGAAAGAGCTCAAGCGCGTTACCGAAGAGCGAGACATCC CTAAAAAAAGCCGCGGCGTACTTCGCAAGTCAGTCCGATTGAGGTACGCCTTCATTCAGGATCACAGCGAGCGGTGGCCAATCCGCTCACTGTGTTCCCTGTTGGACGTTCACCCCAGTGGCTTTTATGCCTGGCAGAAACAGCCTCGTTCAGCTCGTGCAATTGAGGACGAGCGCCTGTCCGGGCTGATCAAGCAGTTCTGGCTGGAATCCGGAGCGGTGTATGGCTACCGGAAGATCCATACTGATCTACGCGAGTATGGCGAGCGATGCGGGCCCAATCGAGTCCACCGCCTGATGCGCCACGCGGGAATACGAGCGCAGGTTGGTTATCGTAAGCCACGCCATAGGGCTGGGGAGCTACACAAGGTGACACCGAATGTCCTGCAGCGGCAGTTCAATCCGCAAGCACCAAACGAGAGCTGGGTAACGGATATTACCTATATCCGCACACATGAAGGCTGGTTGTATCTGGCGGTTGTTCTGGATCTGTTCTCAAGACGGGTGATCGGTTGGTCAATGCAATCCAGGATAACCAAGGAGCTGGCGCTGGATGCGCTTTTGATGGCTGTCTGGCGTCGCAAGCCTGAGGGCAAGGTGATTGTGCACTCCGACCAAGGCAGCCAATACACCAGCCACGACTGGGAGTCGTTTCTGAAGGCGCATGACCTGGAGGGGAGCATGAGTCGGCGCGGTAACTGCCACGACAATGCTGTTGCTGAGAGCTTCTTCCAGCTGTTGAAGCGAGAGAGGATAAAGCGAAAAATTTACAGAAGCCGGGACGCCGCCCGAGCAGATATTTTTGATTATATCGAGATGTTCTATAACAACCGGAGACGCCATAGTTCTAATGAGCAGTTATCACCAGTAGAGTATGAAAAGCGTCACCAAGAACGGCTGAGGCGTGTCTAG